A genomic segment from Polyangium mundeleinium encodes:
- a CDS encoding sigma 54-interacting transcriptional regulator, whose product MGHFAVLVVQGEILAHRYRIIATLGEGGLARTFLAKDLVLETNVALKVLRRAEDEWALRAELGYLAGLVHPHLVRVLDFGSLPRDGERAALHYLATEVVEGRELDRAALAFEALRAPLVDALSALAFLHHLGLRHGDFKPANVLVDTRGRGVLLDLSCAGRLGRAAAPSGTPRFIAPEVLRGERADARSDLYAVGVTLRELARGHELPPLVERLASRLVDPDPAARPASAEEVIEALGGHASWVRVPPRDAPRIVGREAELGRLVALLDRLEAGLAGPRVAVVRGPEGAGRSRLLREFKWIAQTRVATVEALATTRRPFGSLVERATSAPHAEGGLRAALEARDRLVRRGTPVALLVDDVHLLPDDDREALSALARSLDPADPALVVVTEIDHATGMFLGGAPAGCEVIGLGPLPAHAVKQWMLDVGLSGVEAELCAATGGHAAAIADVVAEIQAGSVAEGELDRAVAKGRSARNEAIREAHAAIAASFDARVADAAASAEERIQAAGQALQHWALAGQRAESARRLAEHRADAVKHPRAFRGAAEAVLDAEHADDEAWHLAVRVIELAGNPARAREAIERRLPRLRKGARRGGALLTLASCLAQQGEAQRALTVLAEAAREPLDDVGQARRADLEARALTRLGRHAEARGVAEAALAAAPTLPDDDVRADLLEDLVVAATHLGDLRTARHFLELLSAAATERSPRRLLRARSYRAIHDYRAGDVRAALAGHREALWIAEEHGLSDAIARTCSNLGTACHQLGRFAEALDAYERGARVSRALGQQDIGLLFASNLAKLWADVGAFERGLRTATRTEAEATATGLAAIAAAAASAAGENAWGLGDLALARDAAERARVAFGQLGMAREAAEVALERADIELAAGDLPASARALDAVAGEAREAPDVAAREALGRAELDRLRGLPAGELHRLEEALSAADRAGQPDLVAVCASRLAAALDNTGERARASTLRARADALWEEAASGLAPELRSAFFAHPRRRTRAPVPRHVADASQGRADKLARLLDLYRKLNGTDEASGILVMALDAAIELTGAERGFLVLEDPRSGALHVPAARNVDREQIGKSHLKYSRSIAEKAMRTALPVCTADAREDERFRDNASVHAMRLRSVIAVPIRSPDGVIGALYLDNRFTEARFREADIDLLLGFADHVALVLRRARLIDDLRRRTEELEAERSKVEELARLQAAEIVRLGDEVRAKQEALDHRHDDRGMVGRSPALRRVLATLDRVVASPLPVLVLGESGTGKELVARAVHDASPRRSGPFVGINCAALPASLLEAELFGHKRGAFTGADRDRAGLMVAASGGTLFLDELGEMPLEVQAKLLRVLQERVVRPLGSDTTVPVDFRLVCATNRALRAEVRFGRFREDLYYRVGVVEVTLPPLRDRLEDLPELAAHLVARASRELGRPAPRITPSAMRVLLAHSWPGNVRELENVLMKAIVLAEGDVIRPGDLGLGDARPWPSRRIERPRGDAEREVILRALADSGWNAALAARSLAIPRATFYRRLERYGITRPR is encoded by the coding sequence ATGGGACACTTCGCGGTCTTGGTCGTCCAGGGAGAGATCCTCGCCCACCGTTATCGGATCATCGCAACGCTCGGCGAGGGCGGCCTCGCGCGGACGTTCCTCGCGAAAGACCTCGTCCTCGAGACCAACGTCGCGCTGAAGGTGCTGCGGCGCGCGGAGGACGAGTGGGCGCTCCGCGCAGAGCTCGGTTATCTCGCCGGCCTCGTTCACCCGCACCTCGTCCGCGTGCTCGATTTCGGGTCGCTGCCGCGGGACGGCGAGCGCGCTGCGCTGCACTACCTCGCGACCGAGGTCGTCGAGGGGCGCGAGCTCGATCGGGCGGCGCTTGCATTCGAAGCGCTCCGCGCGCCGCTCGTCGATGCCCTCTCCGCGCTCGCGTTCCTGCATCACCTCGGGCTCAGGCACGGCGATTTCAAGCCTGCGAACGTGCTCGTCGACACGCGTGGCCGCGGCGTGCTGCTCGATCTGTCGTGCGCCGGCCGGCTCGGGAGGGCAGCGGCGCCGAGCGGGACGCCGCGCTTCATCGCACCGGAGGTTCTCCGCGGCGAGCGCGCCGATGCGCGCAGCGACCTCTATGCCGTCGGCGTCACGCTGCGCGAGCTCGCGCGCGGGCACGAGCTGCCGCCTTTGGTGGAGCGCCTCGCGAGCCGGCTCGTCGACCCGGATCCCGCCGCGCGTCCCGCCTCCGCGGAGGAGGTCATCGAAGCGCTCGGCGGGCACGCGTCGTGGGTGCGCGTGCCGCCGCGGGATGCGCCGCGGATCGTGGGCCGAGAGGCCGAGCTCGGCCGTCTCGTCGCGCTCCTCGATCGCCTCGAAGCAGGGCTCGCCGGGCCACGCGTGGCCGTCGTCCGGGGCCCCGAAGGCGCAGGGAGGAGCCGGCTGCTGCGCGAGTTCAAGTGGATCGCGCAGACGCGGGTGGCGACCGTCGAAGCCCTCGCCACGACGCGGCGTCCGTTCGGATCCCTCGTGGAGCGCGCCACCTCCGCGCCTCATGCCGAAGGCGGCCTGCGCGCCGCGCTCGAAGCGCGGGATCGGCTGGTTCGTCGGGGCACACCGGTGGCGCTGCTCGTGGACGACGTTCACCTCCTGCCCGACGACGACCGCGAAGCGCTCTCGGCCCTCGCGCGGTCGCTCGATCCGGCCGATCCGGCGCTCGTCGTCGTCACCGAAATCGATCACGCAACGGGCATGTTCCTGGGCGGCGCACCCGCCGGCTGCGAGGTGATCGGGCTCGGGCCGCTCCCGGCGCACGCGGTGAAGCAATGGATGCTGGACGTGGGTCTCTCCGGCGTCGAGGCGGAGCTCTGCGCGGCCACGGGCGGTCACGCCGCGGCGATCGCCGACGTCGTCGCGGAGATCCAAGCCGGCAGCGTCGCAGAGGGCGAGCTCGATCGTGCGGTCGCGAAGGGCAGGTCCGCCCGAAACGAGGCGATCCGCGAGGCCCACGCGGCGATCGCCGCGTCGTTCGACGCACGCGTGGCCGATGCCGCAGCGTCGGCCGAAGAACGCATCCAGGCGGCAGGACAGGCCCTGCAGCACTGGGCGCTCGCGGGACAAAGGGCCGAGTCCGCGCGTCGGCTCGCGGAGCACAGGGCGGACGCAGTGAAGCATCCACGCGCGTTCCGGGGCGCGGCAGAAGCCGTGCTCGACGCCGAACACGCCGACGATGAGGCGTGGCACCTCGCGGTGCGAGTCATCGAGCTCGCCGGCAATCCGGCCCGCGCGCGCGAGGCGATCGAACGAAGGTTGCCACGCCTCCGAAAAGGGGCGCGGCGCGGCGGCGCGCTCCTCACGCTCGCGAGTTGCCTCGCGCAGCAGGGAGAAGCGCAGCGGGCGCTCACGGTCCTCGCAGAGGCCGCGCGCGAGCCGCTCGACGACGTGGGACAGGCGCGGCGTGCGGATCTCGAAGCACGTGCGCTCACGCGGCTCGGGCGCCATGCAGAAGCGCGCGGGGTCGCCGAGGCCGCGCTCGCAGCCGCGCCTACGCTGCCGGACGACGACGTGCGTGCCGACCTGCTGGAGGATCTCGTCGTCGCCGCGACCCACCTCGGCGATCTCCGCACGGCACGCCATTTCCTGGAGCTGCTCTCGGCGGCCGCGACCGAGCGCTCGCCGCGGCGTTTGCTCCGCGCACGGAGCTACCGCGCCATTCACGACTACCGCGCGGGCGACGTCCGCGCGGCGCTCGCCGGCCACCGCGAGGCGTTGTGGATCGCGGAGGAGCACGGCCTGAGCGACGCCATCGCGCGGACGTGCTCGAACCTCGGCACCGCGTGCCACCAGCTCGGCAGGTTCGCGGAGGCCCTCGACGCCTACGAGCGCGGCGCGCGGGTCAGCCGCGCGCTCGGCCAGCAAGACATCGGCCTGCTGTTCGCCTCGAACCTCGCGAAGTTATGGGCCGACGTCGGCGCGTTCGAGCGCGGCCTCCGCACCGCGACACGAACCGAGGCAGAGGCCACGGCCACCGGGCTTGCGGCCATTGCCGCTGCGGCCGCGTCGGCAGCGGGGGAAAACGCATGGGGCCTCGGGGATCTCGCGCTCGCCCGCGACGCCGCCGAGCGGGCCCGCGTGGCCTTCGGCCAGCTCGGCATGGCGCGCGAGGCGGCCGAAGTCGCGCTCGAACGCGCTGACATCGAGCTTGCCGCCGGTGACCTCCCGGCCAGCGCCCGCGCCCTCGATGCAGTGGCCGGCGAGGCGCGCGAGGCGCCCGACGTCGCCGCACGTGAAGCCCTCGGGCGGGCGGAGCTCGACCGCCTGCGTGGTTTGCCTGCCGGCGAGCTGCATCGGCTCGAAGAAGCGCTCAGCGCCGCCGATCGCGCAGGGCAGCCCGACCTCGTCGCCGTTTGCGCGAGCCGGCTCGCCGCCGCGCTCGACAATACCGGCGAACGCGCCCGCGCCTCGACGCTCCGCGCACGCGCGGACGCGCTGTGGGAGGAGGCCGCCTCGGGCCTCGCGCCGGAGCTTCGGAGCGCATTTTTCGCCCATCCACGACGGCGAACACGGGCGCCCGTCCCGCGCCACGTCGCCGACGCGTCGCAGGGACGCGCGGACAAACTCGCGCGCTTGCTCGACCTCTACCGGAAGCTCAATGGCACCGACGAGGCGAGCGGCATCCTCGTGATGGCGCTCGACGCCGCGATCGAGCTGACGGGCGCCGAACGAGGCTTCCTCGTGCTCGAAGACCCGCGCTCGGGGGCGCTGCACGTGCCGGCCGCGCGCAACGTCGATCGCGAGCAGATCGGCAAGAGCCACCTCAAGTACAGCCGCTCGATCGCCGAAAAGGCCATGCGGACGGCCCTGCCCGTCTGCACTGCCGACGCGCGCGAGGACGAACGTTTCCGGGACAATGCCTCCGTGCACGCCATGCGCCTCCGCTCCGTCATTGCCGTCCCGATCCGCTCCCCCGACGGCGTGATCGGCGCGCTTTACCTCGACAATCGCTTCACCGAGGCGCGGTTTCGCGAGGCGGACATCGACCTGCTCCTCGGGTTCGCCGATCATGTCGCGCTGGTCCTCCGGCGCGCGCGCCTCATCGACGACCTCCGGCGCCGCACCGAAGAGCTCGAAGCCGAGCGCAGCAAGGTCGAGGAGCTGGCGCGGCTCCAGGCCGCCGAGATCGTACGCCTCGGCGACGAGGTGCGCGCGAAGCAGGAGGCGCTCGACCATCGCCACGACGATCGGGGAATGGTCGGCCGCAGCCCTGCCCTCCGCCGCGTGCTCGCGACGCTCGACCGCGTCGTCGCGTCACCACTCCCGGTGCTCGTCCTCGGGGAGAGCGGCACCGGCAAGGAGCTCGTCGCGCGCGCCGTGCACGACGCGAGCCCGCGCCGGTCAGGCCCTTTCGTGGGGATCAACTGCGCGGCCTTGCCGGCGAGCCTCCTCGAAGCGGAACTCTTTGGCCACAAACGAGGCGCGTTCACCGGCGCGGATCGCGACCGCGCGGGCCTCATGGTGGCGGCGTCGGGCGGGACGCTTTTCCTCGACGAGCTCGGCGAAATGCCGCTCGAAGTGCAGGCCAAATTGCTCCGCGTCCTGCAGGAGCGCGTGGTGCGCCCCCTCGGGAGCGACACGACGGTCCCCGTCGATTTTCGGCTCGTCTGCGCGACGAACCGCGCTCTCCGGGCCGAGGTGCGTTTCGGCCGCTTTCGCGAGGATCTTTATTACCGCGTCGGCGTCGTCGAGGTCACGCTGCCGCCCCTTCGCGACCGGCTCGAAGACCTGCCGGAGCTCGCGGCCCACCTCGTCGCGCGCGCGTCCCGGGAGCTCGGCAGGCCAGCGCCGCGCATCACGCCGTCGGCGATGCGCGTGCTGCTCGCCCATTCCTGGCCCGGCAATGTGCGCGAGCTCGAAAACGTGCTCATGAAGGCGATCGTGCTCGCCGAAGGCGACGTGATCCGGCCCGGGGATCTCGGCCTCGGCGACGCACGGCCCTGGCCCTCACGGCGGATCGAGCGGCCGCGCGGGGACGCCGAGCGCGAGGTCATCCTCCGCGCGCTCGCCGACAGCGGCTGGAATGCCGCGCTGGCGGCACGATCCCTCGCCATTCCACGAGCGACCTTCTATCGTCGCCTCGAACGTTATGGCATCACGCGACCCAGGTGA